The Paraburkholderia sp. SOS3 genome includes a region encoding these proteins:
- the mprF gene encoding bifunctional lysylphosphatidylglycerol flippase/synthetase MprF, with product MHDTDLSSLHRVLARVRRLPGVQHWRQCLVPAIAFGVCALLLVVFQHLSQAVDYRSVVARLCHLSATEWAGALGATAASYVALVARDAVGLRYAGAKVPRAPLWVGATVGSALGNATGFGALTGGAVRCRVYGVAGVTPVQVGQMTVLTSITLALALALMTAAGMVADASTLARMTGLAPGMLRMIGCALLAGFAVLIAACGPSARRVQFSTRIAIAFTVPARRDLVEELALAVLDVVAAGLALWTLLPHAGAQVGFIQFVTVYAAAMLLGMIGHTPGGVGVFEAAMVYALGSRVPTSQMLAALLAYRAIYFGVPLVLSAGVLAVFEGHAQKKALASELAQRGAHSVSQLAPLFLAICTFVVGSMLVISGATPAFAKRIAILQTVLPLWVLESSQMLASLFGVLLLFVARGLLRRLDAAWWLALIVAALNLALSLAKGLAFVETGVLCVLIALLMATRTRFNRHSSLFTERFTPGWLASVGIVIALAVWVLFFAFRDVEYSRHLWWQFAFDERAPRALRATLAAGLFAAALACWQLLRPAAGRFEKPAEADLVEAAGVVRAQERSDAVLAMMGDKSFLFSESRNAFLMYAKRGRTWAALHDPVGPRSEWPALIQRFVALAHAHGGRAAFYQVRADALPLYLDAGLTLMKLGEEAHIALPAFELKGSHRAHLRYALKRGERDGFSTDMIEPACVPDALPVLREISDAWLESRVAREKSFSVAAFTAGYLAAQSVMLLRQHGKPLAFVTFMTTDLNTEATVGVMRHLPGASPYAMEYLFTQLALHLKSAGFRSLSLGVAPLSGMRPTPLASPLHRGAALAWRFGGWFYNFRGLRSFKDKFQPRWEPRYLAASGSMSVFLTLADLSRLAGGARS from the coding sequence ATGCATGACACAGACTTATCCAGCCTGCACCGCGTTCTCGCGCGCGTAAGGCGCCTGCCCGGCGTGCAGCATTGGCGCCAATGCCTCGTTCCGGCCATCGCGTTCGGCGTCTGCGCGCTTCTGCTCGTCGTCTTCCAGCATCTGTCGCAAGCGGTCGACTACCGTTCGGTCGTCGCCCGGCTCTGCCATCTGTCGGCCACCGAATGGGCCGGCGCGCTCGGCGCGACCGCGGCGAGCTACGTCGCGCTGGTCGCGCGCGACGCGGTCGGGCTGCGCTACGCCGGCGCAAAGGTGCCGCGCGCGCCGTTGTGGGTCGGCGCGACGGTCGGCTCGGCGCTTGGCAACGCCACCGGTTTCGGCGCGCTGACGGGCGGCGCGGTGCGCTGCCGCGTGTACGGCGTGGCCGGCGTTACGCCTGTGCAGGTCGGCCAGATGACGGTGTTGACGAGCATCACGCTGGCGCTCGCCCTCGCGCTGATGACGGCGGCCGGCATGGTCGCGGATGCGTCGACGCTCGCGCGCATGACGGGGCTCGCGCCCGGCATGCTGCGCATGATCGGCTGCGCGCTGCTCGCCGGATTCGCGGTCCTGATCGCGGCGTGCGGCCCGAGCGCAAGGCGCGTGCAGTTTTCGACGCGCATCGCGATCGCGTTCACGGTGCCGGCGCGCCGCGATCTGGTCGAGGAACTCGCGCTCGCGGTGCTCGACGTCGTGGCGGCCGGCCTCGCGCTGTGGACGCTCTTGCCGCACGCGGGCGCGCAGGTGGGCTTCATCCAGTTCGTGACCGTTTACGCGGCCGCGATGCTGCTCGGCATGATCGGACACACGCCGGGCGGCGTCGGCGTATTCGAAGCGGCGATGGTCTATGCCTTGGGCTCGCGCGTGCCGACCTCGCAGATGCTCGCGGCGCTGCTCGCGTACCGCGCGATCTACTTTGGCGTGCCGCTCGTACTGTCCGCGGGCGTGCTCGCGGTGTTCGAGGGACACGCACAGAAAAAGGCGCTCGCCTCCGAACTCGCGCAGCGTGGCGCGCACAGCGTGTCGCAGCTCGCACCGCTGTTTCTGGCGATCTGCACGTTCGTGGTCGGCAGCATGCTCGTCATTTCCGGCGCGACGCCCGCGTTCGCGAAGCGCATTGCGATCCTGCAGACGGTCTTGCCGCTCTGGGTGCTCGAAAGCTCGCAGATGCTCGCGAGTCTGTTCGGCGTGCTGCTGCTGTTCGTCGCGCGCGGCCTGTTGCGGCGGCTCGACGCCGCCTGGTGGCTCGCGCTGATCGTCGCCGCGCTGAACCTCGCGCTGTCGCTGGCGAAAGGACTGGCATTCGTCGAAACGGGCGTGCTGTGCGTGCTGATTGCGCTATTGATGGCGACGCGCACGCGCTTCAACCGTCATTCGTCGCTGTTCACCGAGCGCTTTACGCCAGGATGGCTTGCCTCGGTCGGCATCGTGATCGCGCTGGCGGTGTGGGTGCTGTTCTTCGCGTTTCGCGACGTCGAGTACTCGCGGCACCTGTGGTGGCAGTTTGCGTTCGACGAGCGCGCGCCGCGGGCGCTGCGCGCGACGCTCGCCGCGGGCCTGTTCGCCGCGGCGCTCGCGTGCTGGCAGTTGCTGCGGCCCGCCGCCGGCCGCTTCGAAAAGCCCGCCGAAGCAGACCTCGTCGAAGCAGCGGGCGTGGTGCGCGCGCAGGAGCGCAGCGATGCGGTGCTCGCGATGATGGGCGACAAGAGCTTCCTTTTTTCCGAGTCGCGCAACGCCTTCCTCATGTACGCGAAACGCGGCCGTACATGGGCTGCGCTGCACGATCCGGTCGGGCCGCGCAGCGAATGGCCCGCGCTGATCCAGCGTTTTGTCGCGCTCGCGCATGCGCATGGCGGCCGCGCCGCGTTCTATCAGGTACGCGCCGATGCATTGCCGCTTTATCTCGACGCGGGCCTCACGCTGATGAAGCTCGGCGAAGAAGCGCATATCGCGTTGCCCGCCTTCGAACTCAAAGGCTCGCATCGCGCGCATCTGCGCTATGCATTGAAGCGCGGCGAACGCGACGGCTTTTCGACCGACATGATCGAACCGGCTTGCGTGCCCGACGCGCTGCCCGTGCTGCGCGAGATTTCGGATGCATGGCTCGAAAGCCGCGTCGCGCGTGAAAAGAGCTTTTCGGTGGCCGCTTTCACGGCCGGTTACCTCGCGGCGCAGTCGGTCATGCTGTTGCGCCAGCACGGCAAGCCGCTCGCGTTCGTCACGTTCATGACCACCGACCTCAATACCGAAGCAACGGTCGGCGTGATGCGCCATCTGCCCGGCGCTTCGCCTTATGCAATGGAATATCTGTTCACGCAGCTCGCGCTGCATCTGAAAAGCGCGGGCTTCCGCTCGCTGAGTCTCGGCGTCGCGCCGCTGTCGGGCATGCGGCCGACTCCGCTGGCGTCGCCGTTGCATCGCGGCGCGGCGCTCGCGTGGCGCTTCGGCGGCTGGTTCTACAACTTCCGCGGGCTGCGCAGCTTCAAGGACAAGTTCCAGCCGCGCTGGGAGCCGCGTTATCTGGCGGCGTCGGGGTCGATGAGCGTGTTTTTGACGCTTGCGGATCTTTCGCGGCTGGCGGGAGGGGCAAGGTCATGA
- the purL gene encoding phosphoribosylformylglycinamidine synthase, producing the protein MAHFSCFPGASALSDFRQTRLLDTLTRIDAHIVGVRGQYLHFVNAHTPLSGEDSAKIDALMHYGDPFEAGSHKDTGAVETFLVVPRFGTVSPWASKATDIAHHCGLTQVRRIERGIEYTVVLKGGLLGGRKSLSDSAREAVAAALHDRMTESVAPSRDHAMHLFDELPAKPLLTVDILGEVGGGRKALERANTELGLALADDEIDYLVDAFTKLGRNPTDVELMMFAQANSEHCRHKIFNAQWTIDGQAQDMSLFAMIRNTEKLNPQGTIVAYSDNSAIMQGAPAERWFPRPAQQDGALAEHYGRHVELTHTLMKVETHNHPTAISPFPGAATGAGGEIRDEGATGRGARPKAGLTGFTVSSLELPDAREPWENDRDATQPVDHRNGADPHGPYGRPDRIASPLQIMIDGPLGGAAFNNEFGRPNLGGYFRTYEQNVAGRVRGYHKPIMIAGGIGNISDAHTHKHDLPEGSLLIQLGGPGMRIGMGGGAASSMATGTNTAELDFDSVQRGNPEIERRAQEVINACWQMGERNPILSIHDVGAGGLSNAFPELVDGANKGAHFELRKVPLEESGLSPREIWSNEAQERYVLAIAPADLAKFEAICERERCPFAVVGAATAQRQLKLTDADAQPRETSTHEPVDMPMEVLLGKAPRMHRDVRRESVALPAVDLTHVSLNDVATSVLRHPTVGSKSFLITIGDRSVGGATVRDQMVGPWQVPVADCAITTMDYAGFHGEAMTMAERTPLAVIDAPASGRMAVGEAVTNIASAPIASLDKLKLSANWMAACGSPGEDAALYDTVKAIGMELCPALGIGIPVGKDSLSMRTKWVEQSGNGNGVAKEVVAPVSLIISAFAPVDDVRKHLTPQLRRTDDAGQALDTVLIAIDLGRGKNRMGGSILAQVTQQVGDTVPDVDSAEDLKHFFEAIQTLNGEGKLLAYHDRSDGGLWATVCEMAFAGHVGVSLNVDMLTLDPNHEFDYGDAKDWAKQTSGRRDDRTLRALFSEELGAVVQVRAGERDAVLATLREFGLSACAHVIGKPNANDAIEIYRDAKKIYEAPRVELQRAWSEVSWRISRLRDNPACADAEYDALLDAADPGLAPQLSFDHTEDVAAPFIAANIGKNARPRVAILREQGVNSHLETAYAFDRAGFDAYDVHMSDLLAGRASLADFAGAVACGGFSYGDVLGAGEGWAKTIRFNAQLADMFAAFFARKDTFALGICNGCQMMSSLASMIPGAEAWPKFTRNKSEKFEARTSLVEVQASPSIFFAGMEGSRIPVAVAHGEGFADFSQQGDASRVAVAMRFVDHRGQATERYPFNPNGSPNGITSVTTPDGRFTVLMPHTERVHRTVQMSWAPPQWAAAKTDGSPWMRVFQNARKWLG; encoded by the coding sequence ATGGCCCACTTCTCGTGTTTTCCCGGCGCTTCGGCCCTCTCTGATTTCCGTCAAACCCGTCTGCTCGACACGCTTACGCGCATCGACGCCCATATCGTCGGCGTGCGCGGTCAGTATCTGCACTTCGTCAACGCGCACACGCCGCTTTCGGGCGAAGACAGCGCGAAGATCGACGCGCTGATGCACTATGGCGATCCGTTCGAAGCGGGCAGCCACAAGGACACCGGCGCGGTCGAAACCTTCCTCGTCGTGCCGCGCTTCGGCACCGTGTCGCCGTGGGCGAGCAAGGCCACCGATATCGCGCACCACTGCGGGCTCACGCAGGTGCGGCGCATCGAGCGCGGCATCGAATACACGGTGGTGCTCAAAGGCGGGCTGCTCGGCGGCAGGAAAAGCCTCTCCGACAGCGCGCGCGAGGCCGTCGCCGCGGCGCTGCACGACCGCATGACCGAGAGCGTCGCGCCGTCGCGCGACCATGCGATGCATCTGTTCGACGAACTGCCGGCCAAACCGCTGCTGACGGTCGATATCCTCGGCGAGGTGGGCGGGGGCCGCAAGGCGCTCGAACGCGCGAATACCGAACTGGGCCTCGCGCTCGCCGACGACGAAATCGACTATCTCGTCGACGCCTTCACGAAGCTCGGGCGCAATCCGACCGACGTCGAGCTGATGATGTTCGCGCAGGCGAACAGCGAGCACTGCCGCCACAAGATTTTCAACGCGCAATGGACGATCGACGGACAAGCGCAGGACATGTCGCTGTTCGCGATGATCCGCAATACCGAAAAGCTCAATCCGCAGGGCACGATCGTCGCGTATTCGGACAACTCGGCGATCATGCAGGGCGCGCCGGCCGAGCGCTGGTTCCCGCGTCCCGCGCAGCAGGACGGCGCGCTGGCCGAACACTACGGCCGTCACGTCGAGCTCACGCACACGCTGATGAAGGTCGAGACGCACAACCACCCGACCGCGATCTCGCCGTTCCCGGGGGCGGCGACCGGCGCGGGCGGCGAGATTCGCGACGAAGGTGCGACCGGCCGCGGCGCGCGGCCCAAGGCCGGTCTCACAGGCTTCACGGTGTCCAGTCTCGAACTGCCCGATGCGCGCGAGCCATGGGAAAACGATCGCGACGCCACGCAGCCGGTCGATCACCGCAACGGCGCCGACCCGCATGGCCCGTACGGGCGTCCGGACCGCATCGCCTCGCCGCTGCAGATCATGATCGACGGGCCGCTTGGCGGCGCCGCGTTCAACAACGAATTCGGCCGCCCGAATCTCGGCGGCTACTTCCGCACGTACGAGCAGAACGTCGCGGGACGCGTGCGCGGTTATCACAAGCCGATCATGATCGCGGGCGGCATCGGCAATATCTCCGATGCGCACACGCACAAGCATGACCTGCCCGAAGGATCGCTGCTGATTCAACTGGGCGGCCCCGGCATGCGCATCGGCATGGGCGGCGGCGCCGCGAGCTCGATGGCGACCGGCACGAACACCGCGGAACTCGACTTCGACTCGGTCCAGCGCGGCAATCCCGAAATCGAACGGCGCGCGCAGGAAGTGATCAACGCGTGCTGGCAGATGGGCGAGCGCAACCCGATTCTGAGCATTCACGACGTCGGCGCGGGCGGCCTGTCGAACGCGTTCCCGGAACTCGTCGATGGCGCGAACAAGGGCGCGCATTTCGAGCTGCGCAAGGTGCCGCTCGAAGAGAGCGGTTTGTCGCCGCGCGAGATCTGGTCGAACGAAGCGCAGGAACGCTATGTTCTCGCCATCGCGCCGGCGGACCTCGCGAAGTTCGAAGCGATCTGCGAGCGCGAGCGTTGCCCGTTCGCGGTGGTCGGCGCGGCGACGGCGCAACGTCAGCTGAAGCTGACCGACGCAGACGCGCAGCCGCGCGAAACGAGTACGCACGAGCCCGTCGATATGCCGATGGAAGTGCTGCTCGGCAAGGCGCCGCGTATGCATCGCGACGTCAGGCGCGAATCGGTCGCGCTGCCGGCGGTGGACCTCACGCATGTGTCGCTGAACGACGTTGCGACGAGCGTGCTGCGTCATCCGACGGTCGGCAGCAAATCGTTTCTGATCACGATCGGCGACCGCTCGGTCGGCGGCGCGACGGTGCGCGACCAGATGGTCGGCCCATGGCAGGTGCCGGTAGCCGACTGTGCGATCACGACGATGGACTACGCGGGCTTCCACGGCGAAGCGATGACGATGGCCGAGCGCACGCCGCTTGCCGTGATCGATGCGCCGGCGTCGGGCCGCATGGCGGTCGGCGAAGCGGTAACCAATATCGCGTCGGCGCCGATCGCGTCGCTCGACAAGCTGAAGCTCTCGGCGAACTGGATGGCTGCGTGCGGCAGCCCCGGCGAAGACGCGGCGCTCTACGACACGGTGAAGGCGATCGGCATGGAACTGTGCCCGGCGCTTGGCATCGGCATTCCGGTCGGCAAGGATTCGCTGTCGATGCGCACGAAATGGGTCGAACAAAGCGGAAACGGGAACGGCGTGGCCAAGGAAGTCGTCGCGCCCGTCTCGCTGATCATCTCGGCGTTTGCGCCCGTCGACGACGTGCGCAAGCATCTGACGCCGCAACTGCGCCGCACCGACGATGCGGGCCAGGCGCTCGACACCGTGCTGATCGCGATCGACCTCGGCCGCGGCAAGAACCGCATGGGCGGCAGCATTCTCGCGCAGGTCACGCAGCAGGTCGGCGACACGGTGCCCGACGTCGATAGCGCGGAAGACCTCAAGCATTTCTTCGAAGCGATCCAGACGCTCAATGGCGAGGGCAAGCTGCTTGCGTACCACGACCGTTCGGACGGCGGCCTGTGGGCGACGGTCTGCGAAATGGCGTTTGCGGGACACGTCGGCGTGTCGCTGAACGTCGATATGCTGACGCTCGATCCAAACCACGAGTTCGACTATGGCGACGCCAAAGACTGGGCGAAGCAGACGAGCGGCCGCCGCGACGACCGCACGCTGCGCGCGCTCTTTAGCGAAGAACTGGGCGCGGTCGTACAGGTGCGCGCCGGCGAGCGCGATGCGGTGCTCGCGACGCTGCGCGAATTTGGCCTGTCCGCGTGCGCGCATGTGATCGGCAAGCCGAACGCCAACGACGCGATCGAAATCTATCGCGACGCGAAGAAGATCTACGAAGCGCCGCGCGTCGAATTGCAGCGCGCCTGGAGCGAGGTGAGCTGGCGCATCTCGCGGCTGCGCGACAACCCCGCATGCGCGGACGCCGAGTACGACGCGTTGCTCGACGCAGCCGATCCTGGCCTCGCGCCGCAACTGAGCTTCGACCATACGGAAGACGTTGCCGCGCCGTTCATTGCGGCAAACATCGGCAAAAACGCGCGGCCGCGCGTCGCGATTCTGCGCGAGCAGGGCGTCAACTCGCATCTCGAAACCGCGTACGCGTTCGACCGCGCGGGCTTCGATGCGTACGACGTGCATATGAGCGATCTGCTCGCGGGGCGCGCCTCGCTCGCGGACTTCGCGGGCGCCGTCGCATGCGGCGGCTTCTCGTATGGCGACGTGCTCGGCGCAGGCGAGGGCTGGGCCAAGACGATCCGCTTCAATGCGCAACTGGCCGATATGTTCGCCGCGTTCTTCGCTCGCAAGGACACGTTCGCGCTCGGCATCTGCAACGGCTGCCAGATGATGAGCAGCCTGGCGTCGATGATCCCCGGCGCCGAGGCGTGGCCGAAGTTTACGCGCAACAAGTCGGAGAAATTCGAAGCGCGGACGTCGCTCGTCGAAGTGCAGGCGTCGCCGTCGATTTTCTTTGCCGGCATGGAAGGCTCGCGCATTCCGGTGGCCGTGGCGCACGGCGAAGGGTTCGCGGACTTTTCGCAGCAAGGCGATGCGTCGCGCGTCGCAGTTGCGATGCGTTTCGTCGACCATCGCGGTCAAGCGACGGAGCGGTATCCGTTCAATCCGAATGGGTCGCCGAACGGCATTACCTCGGTGACGACGCCCGACGGCCGCTTTACGGTGCTGATGCCGCACACGGAGCGCGTGCACCGGACGGTGCAGATGAGCTGGGCGCCGCCGCAATGGGCAGCGGCGAAGACGGACGGCAGCCCGTGGATGCGCGTGTTTCAGAACGCGCGGAAGTGGCTCGGATAA
- a CDS encoding AcvB/VirJ family lysyl-phosphatidylglycerol hydrolase, whose protein sequence is MRGVGLKRVKLKSAAYAACAALGASIAFAPLGPLVRAARADTTVTTVAGGRYGNVAVTKPAGDMRGFVVLFSDAGGWTASDQQTADALAHEGAFVVGVDTARYAARLAAQKQESCHKLYSDAEEIGHQLERQVQSSRYFSPIMAGTGEGALLAERTLAQAPANTIAGAVSLDAGGALDRRFAPCPADPTLSRGTGLPGFLAQGVTAAEPGNAGRNGAGAASVPAAVAVAQPNNAKSVRRTFAPSITKAARLTALAEPYLRTDDTTHEEDVSDLPLIELPAAHPSDMLAVVISGDGGWRDLDKTIAESLQRQGVSVVGWDALRYFWSEKTPAQTSRDLARVLKTYGARWHASQIALVGYSFGADVMPFAYNRLPDALRAKVSFVSLLGFAPDADFQIRVTGWLGMPASDKALPVKPELAKMPPAIIECVYGEGEKDTLCPLLSKTGIELVRTEGDHHFGGHYDELAKHIVQSWKKQIAARQ, encoded by the coding sequence ATGAGGGGTGTTGGCTTGAAGCGTGTGAAGTTGAAATCGGCGGCCTATGCCGCGTGTGCTGCGCTTGGCGCATCGATCGCATTTGCGCCGCTCGGACCGCTGGTTCGCGCCGCGCGCGCCGACACGACGGTCACGACCGTCGCGGGAGGCCGTTACGGCAACGTCGCCGTGACCAAACCTGCCGGCGACATGCGCGGCTTTGTCGTGCTGTTTTCGGATGCGGGCGGCTGGACCGCGTCCGATCAGCAGACAGCCGATGCGCTTGCACACGAGGGGGCGTTTGTCGTCGGCGTCGATACGGCGCGCTATGCAGCCAGACTCGCCGCGCAGAAACAGGAAAGTTGCCACAAGCTGTATAGCGACGCCGAGGAAATCGGACATCAGCTCGAGCGCCAGGTGCAATCGAGCCGCTATTTCTCGCCGATCATGGCAGGTACCGGCGAAGGCGCGCTGCTCGCCGAGCGCACGCTCGCGCAAGCTCCGGCCAATACGATTGCGGGTGCGGTTTCGCTCGATGCGGGCGGCGCGCTCGATCGGCGCTTTGCGCCGTGCCCCGCCGATCCGACTCTGAGTCGCGGCACGGGACTGCCTGGGTTTCTCGCGCAAGGCGTGACGGCCGCGGAGCCCGGCAACGCCGGTCGCAACGGCGCCGGCGCAGCGTCGGTTCCGGCTGCGGTTGCCGTTGCGCAGCCGAACAACGCGAAGTCCGTGCGCCGCACATTCGCGCCGAGCATCACGAAGGCCGCGCGCCTCACCGCGCTGGCCGAACCGTATTTGCGCACCGACGACACGACGCACGAAGAAGATGTGTCGGACCTGCCGCTGATCGAACTGCCTGCCGCGCATCCTTCGGACATGCTCGCCGTCGTGATCTCGGGGGACGGCGGCTGGCGCGATCTCGACAAGACGATCGCCGAGTCGCTGCAACGGCAAGGCGTGTCGGTCGTCGGCTGGGATGCGCTGCGTTATTTCTGGAGCGAAAAGACGCCCGCGCAGACGAGTCGCGATCTCGCCCGCGTGCTGAAGACTTACGGCGCACGCTGGCACGCAAGCCAGATTGCGCTTGTCGGTTATTCGTTCGGTGCGGATGTGATGCCGTTCGCGTACAACCGGTTACCCGACGCGCTGCGCGCCAAGGTGTCGTTCGTGTCGCTGCTCGGTTTTGCACCCGATGCCGATTTCCAGATTCGCGTGACCGGGTGGCTCGGCATGCCCGCTAGCGACAAGGCGCTGCCGGTCAAGCCCGAACTCGCGAAAATGCCGCCGGCGATCATCGAGTGCGTGTATGGCGAGGGAGAGAAGGATACGTTGTGCCCGTTGCTATCGAAGACCGGCATCGAGCTCGTGCGTACCGAGGGTGATCATCATTTTGGCGGACACTATGATGAACTCGCGAAGCACATCGTGCAGAGCTGGAAGAAGCAGATCGCAGCGCGGCAGTAA
- a CDS encoding FAD-dependent oxidoreductase: MDVIVIGGGIVGVATAYQLRAAGHRVCVVERHATVAQGATYGHGGTVLPTSLDVWFGPTFMPHRQAAKNGIIRKTGFNGAARDFVKRLAALQTPDAFSQQYARLRPLIESARDALADIEARFGLDFEQSNGQLYLVRAQQEWEQIKPALELLRQFEVPHHVLTPGECVALEHSVPADPPFAGGVLFRDERTANCPLFAKLVKQTLDTQGGVQFQFGREVTAIRLDSQRAAVELAPRPGDPVSSREVDVIGADAIVVAAGVGSLPLLDRVGLQLPLHPLRLHNLVAPIAREEFAPHMTVIDAVKRITITRSNHRLRIAGGAVLQSARDTDKPLGEPLTKEALALLGQATHDWVPGAARISQALPWEGIKLLSPDGLPVTGNALHPRLFVNLGHGPVGWGLACGSGKLLADLISGRASDLPQETVAALAPERFRH, from the coding sequence ATGGATGTCATTGTCATCGGCGGCGGGATCGTGGGCGTCGCCACCGCCTATCAGTTGCGCGCGGCCGGTCACCGGGTCTGCGTGGTCGAGCGGCACGCGACCGTCGCGCAAGGCGCCACGTACGGCCACGGCGGCACCGTGCTGCCCACTTCGCTCGACGTCTGGTTCGGCCCCACCTTCATGCCGCACCGGCAGGCCGCGAAGAACGGGATCATCCGCAAAACCGGCTTTAACGGCGCGGCTCGCGACTTCGTCAAGCGCCTTGCCGCCTTGCAGACGCCCGACGCTTTCTCGCAGCAATACGCGCGGCTGCGGCCGCTGATCGAATCGGCCCGCGATGCGCTGGCCGATATCGAAGCGCGCTTCGGCCTCGATTTCGAGCAGTCGAACGGCCAGTTGTATCTCGTGCGCGCGCAGCAGGAGTGGGAGCAGATCAAGCCGGCGCTCGAATTGCTGCGCCAGTTCGAAGTGCCGCATCATGTGCTGACGCCGGGCGAATGCGTCGCGCTCGAGCATTCGGTGCCGGCCGATCCGCCGTTCGCGGGCGGCGTGCTGTTTCGCGACGAACGCACGGCGAACTGCCCGCTCTTCGCGAAGCTCGTCAAGCAGACGCTCGATACGCAAGGCGGCGTGCAGTTCCAGTTCGGCCGCGAAGTCACCGCGATTCGTCTCGACAGCCAGCGCGCGGCGGTCGAACTGGCGCCGCGGCCGGGCGACCCCGTCAGTTCGCGCGAAGTCGACGTGATCGGCGCCGATGCGATCGTCGTCGCGGCCGGTGTCGGCAGCTTGCCGCTGCTCGATCGCGTGGGCCTGCAGTTGCCGCTGCACCCGTTGCGGCTGCACAACCTCGTCGCGCCGATCGCGCGCGAAGAATTCGCGCCCCATATGACGGTCATCGATGCGGTCAAGCGCATCACGATCACGCGCAGCAATCACCGGTTGCGCATTGCGGGCGGCGCGGTGCTGCAAAGCGCGCGCGACACCGACAAGCCGCTTGGCGAACCGCTGACCAAAGAAGCACTCGCGCTGCTCGGCCAGGCGACCCACGACTGGGTGCCCGGCGCCGCGCGCATCTCGCAGGCGCTGCCGTGGGAAGGCATCAAGCTGCTGTCGCCCGACGGCTTGCCGGTGACCGGCAACGCGCTGCATCCGCGGCTTTTCGTCAATCTCGGCCATGGTCCGGTTGGCTGGGGGCTCGCGTGCGGGTCGGGCAAGCTGCTCGCGGACCTGATCTCGGGCCGTGCGTCCGATTTGCCGCAGGAGACCGTGGCAGCGCTCGCGCCGGAGCGGTTCAGGCACTGA